In Sphingobacterium sp. lm-10, one DNA window encodes the following:
- the pstC gene encoding phosphate ABC transporter permease subunit PstC: MRFRLWKDKLVQYGSAFLLITKILVVVLIAVGLTLKSLPLLKNENLWEILSSSVWSPLRGNFGFLPFILGTVWVTVISLIIAVPLCIMASIYLVEFASDRLRKSVLPLMNVLAAIPPVLYGVWGILFVVPILRNYVAPLFGVDTTGFSVFAGGIVLAVMIFPILISIMVEVMQTVPQELKDASLSLGATQWETIVSVNLRKAKPGIIAAVVLGVSRAIGETIAVLMVCGNVPQIPKSWFDAGYPIPALIANNFGEMMSIPMYDSALMFAALLLFVIIFGFNLISRLVLNRLEDHG, translated from the coding sequence ATGAGGTTTAGATTATGGAAAGATAAGCTAGTACAATACGGCTCGGCATTTTTGTTAATAACAAAAATTCTGGTAGTCGTACTTATCGCAGTAGGTCTTACACTAAAGTCATTGCCTTTACTAAAGAACGAAAACCTGTGGGAGATTTTAAGTAGCAGTGTTTGGTCTCCGCTAAGAGGGAACTTCGGTTTTCTCCCCTTTATCTTAGGTACGGTGTGGGTTACCGTCATATCGCTGATCATTGCGGTTCCACTATGCATCATGGCTTCGATCTATCTGGTAGAATTTGCTTCGGATCGGCTACGTAAATCGGTGTTGCCCTTGATGAATGTGCTTGCGGCTATTCCTCCTGTATTATATGGTGTATGGGGCATTTTATTTGTGGTGCCTATCCTTCGTAATTACGTCGCGCCATTATTTGGTGTAGATACCACCGGTTTTTCGGTGTTTGCTGGCGGAATTGTGCTGGCCGTGATGATTTTCCCCATCCTGATCAGCATCATGGTCGAAGTGATGCAAACTGTTCCGCAAGAACTAAAAGATGCTTCCCTGTCTTTGGGAGCTACACAATGGGAAACGATTGTGTCGGTCAACTTGCGAAAAGCAAAACCCGGCATCATTGCAGCGGTAGTGTTAGGGGTATCACGCGCCATTGGTGAGACAATTGCCGTGCTGATGGTTTGTGGTAATGTACCGCAGATTCCTAAATCATGGTTCGATGCCGGTTACCCTATTCCAGCGCTCATCGCCAACAATTTTGGAGAGATGATGTCGATCCCGATGTATGATTCTGCCTTGATGTTTGCCGCCTTATTATTGTTCGTTATTATTTTTGGATTTAACCTGATCTCTAGATTGGTATTAAACAGATTGGAGGATCATGGCTAA
- a CDS encoding PstS family phosphate ABC transporter substrate-binding protein: MTEKRIVYTKHYVVQLLSLVFVLFTHACAPKPSNNVDASGRLVGNISISGAFALYPIAILWSEDFKALHPDVRFNISAGGAGKGITDVLTNMVDIGLVSRDLHQQEIDKGAYPIHVAKDAVIGTINSTHPNFELIAARGLTQQELVDIFVTRKYKNWNEIDSRFVAQPIEVYTRSDAAGAAETWAKFLGVNQEDLKGIGIFGDPGIAQAIKDRPLSIGFNNINYLFDLKTKLPSSGLAVIPIDINHDGKIDTEEDFYSTLPELTAAVAANRYPSPPARDLTFVIQQEHRDNALLKAFIQFVLEKEQQGYLLENGYVPLNEEAIAVENKKLLTR; encoded by the coding sequence ATGACTGAAAAGAGAATAGTGTACACCAAACACTATGTAGTTCAGCTACTTAGTTTGGTTTTTGTTTTATTTACTCATGCGTGCGCACCAAAACCGTCCAATAACGTGGACGCTTCTGGCCGGTTGGTGGGCAATATTTCCATCTCCGGAGCCTTTGCTTTATATCCGATAGCTATCTTATGGAGTGAGGATTTTAAAGCATTACATCCCGATGTTCGCTTTAATATTTCTGCTGGTGGTGCTGGTAAAGGTATTACGGATGTATTGACGAATATGGTGGATATCGGACTGGTCTCGCGCGACTTGCACCAACAGGAGATCGATAAAGGAGCCTATCCGATTCACGTGGCCAAAGACGCTGTAATTGGCACCATCAATAGTACGCATCCTAATTTTGAATTGATCGCAGCACGGGGGCTTACCCAGCAGGAGTTGGTGGATATTTTCGTAACACGTAAGTATAAAAATTGGAATGAAATCGATTCGCGCTTTGTCGCGCAACCTATTGAAGTCTATACCCGGTCGGACGCGGCGGGTGCAGCAGAGACTTGGGCTAAATTTCTAGGCGTGAATCAGGAAGATTTGAAAGGAATAGGCATTTTTGGAGATCCCGGCATTGCGCAAGCTATTAAAGATCGTCCACTCTCCATTGGTTTTAATAATATCAATTACCTGTTCGACCTCAAGACAAAGTTGCCTAGTAGCGGGTTGGCGGTGATTCCGATCGATATTAATCATGATGGCAAGATCGATACAGAGGAAGATTTCTATAGTACGCTGCCGGAGCTTACAGCGGCCGTGGCGGCAAATCGATATCCATCTCCTCCAGCTCGCGACCTGACCTTTGTGATCCAGCAAGAGCATAGAGACAATGCGTTGCTTAAGGCATTTATCCAATTTGTGCTGGAAAAGGAACAACAAGGGTATTTATTAGAAAATGGCTACGTCCCTTTAAATGAGGAAGCCATTGCTGTTGAAAATAAAAAACTTTTGACACGATGA
- a CDS encoding HEPN domain-containing protein, with translation MQSFRTELENPIVEQEIIALEQKIRDYHAGTLPEEKFRSLRLARGVYGQRQAGVQMVRIKLPFGRVTFQQLLKIADVSDEYASKNLHLTTRQDIQIHYVSLDKTPELWAKLAADDITLREACGNTVRNVTASAAAGIDPKEPFDVSPYAHATFLYFLRNPICAEMGRKIKISFSSSEEDTAFSYIHDFGFIPKIQVIDGKEVRGFKVMMGGGLGAQPILANAVFDFLPSDEIIPYMEATLRVFDRHGERNNRNKARFKYLIQKLGLEEVLRLIEEEKTAIKSKKFAIDLNEVAQPEPPTSVVEAVAPVDALAYEIWRQTNVFAQKQEGYFGVYVKVLTGDIPTDKARLLVDGIRAHIADDIRITQDQNLLFKYVREESLPHIYNVLHKLGYARAGYDSTSDVTTCPGTDTCNLGISNSTEMARVIEQYIHEFHADFVHERQLKIKISGCMNSCGQHGLAHIGFHGSSVKSDGKVVPAAQVMLGGGTLGDGLGRVAERVIKVPTKRVLQVVDVVLLDFKANREADEKFHAYYERQTKDYFYRLLKPLADLSTLTDDEFVDWGHEGTFSTAIGVGECAGVVIDLVATLLFEAEEKIDWARQALEKEQYADAIYHSYSSFVGTAKALLLDKGVNASTQAQVIAEFETRFVEEGLFSFPNTFTERVLQINKFEPSKEFAEAYLIQATAFYLEGAERREDLRVVNS, from the coding sequence ATGCAAAGTTTCCGAACAGAGTTGGAAAATCCTATCGTAGAGCAGGAGATCATCGCTTTAGAGCAAAAAATTCGTGATTACCATGCGGGTACGCTTCCCGAGGAAAAGTTTCGCTCCTTGCGTTTAGCTCGTGGTGTGTACGGACAGCGGCAAGCAGGAGTACAGATGGTACGTATTAAACTGCCATTTGGACGAGTCACTTTCCAGCAGTTGTTGAAGATTGCAGATGTATCGGACGAATACGCTAGTAAAAACCTACACCTGACCACGCGGCAGGATATACAAATCCACTATGTAAGCTTAGACAAAACGCCCGAGCTGTGGGCAAAGTTGGCTGCAGACGATATAACTTTACGAGAAGCCTGCGGGAATACGGTGCGTAACGTGACGGCCTCTGCAGCTGCCGGGATCGATCCTAAAGAACCTTTTGACGTTTCTCCGTATGCGCACGCGACCTTTTTGTATTTCCTAAGAAATCCAATTTGTGCCGAAATGGGGCGGAAGATTAAGATTTCTTTCTCTTCCAGCGAAGAGGATACCGCCTTTTCGTATATACATGATTTTGGCTTCATTCCAAAAATACAAGTGATCGACGGAAAAGAAGTACGTGGTTTTAAGGTGATGATGGGTGGTGGATTAGGTGCACAACCTATTTTGGCAAATGCTGTTTTCGATTTTTTGCCTTCTGATGAGATTATTCCCTATATGGAGGCTACATTACGCGTTTTTGACCGACATGGTGAACGTAATAACCGGAATAAGGCGCGCTTCAAATACCTGATTCAGAAATTAGGCTTGGAAGAAGTCCTGAGATTGATCGAAGAAGAAAAAACGGCGATTAAATCTAAAAAATTCGCCATTGACCTAAATGAAGTGGCGCAACCCGAGCCGCCGACTTCAGTGGTAGAAGCAGTAGCGCCTGTAGATGCTTTAGCCTATGAAATATGGAGACAGACCAATGTATTTGCGCAAAAGCAGGAAGGCTATTTTGGCGTATATGTAAAAGTGCTTACCGGCGATATTCCGACCGATAAAGCACGTTTGCTCGTAGATGGTATCAGAGCGCATATTGCCGATGATATTCGTATTACGCAAGATCAAAATCTCTTATTTAAATATGTGCGCGAAGAATCTCTTCCACACATCTATAATGTATTGCACAAGCTAGGTTATGCCCGCGCAGGTTATGATAGCACCTCAGATGTTACCACTTGTCCAGGTACCGACACCTGTAACTTAGGTATTTCTAACTCTACAGAGATGGCGCGTGTCATTGAACAGTATATCCACGAATTTCATGCTGATTTTGTGCATGAGCGTCAACTGAAGATTAAGATTTCGGGCTGTATGAATTCGTGTGGACAACACGGTTTGGCACATATCGGATTCCACGGTAGTTCTGTCAAATCAGATGGAAAAGTGGTACCTGCTGCGCAAGTGATGCTCGGCGGAGGTACGCTAGGCGACGGACTAGGACGAGTGGCCGAACGGGTAATCAAAGTACCCACAAAACGGGTGTTGCAGGTGGTCGACGTCGTCTTGCTTGATTTTAAAGCGAACCGCGAAGCCGACGAGAAATTTCATGCGTACTACGAGCGGCAAACGAAGGATTACTTCTACCGCTTGTTGAAGCCCTTGGCAGACCTGTCTACACTAACAGATGATGAATTTGTAGACTGGGGACATGAAGGCACGTTTTCTACGGCCATTGGTGTGGGAGAATGTGCCGGCGTAGTGATCGACCTGGTCGCTACCTTATTATTTGAAGCCGAGGAAAAAATAGATTGGGCAAGACAGGCGCTGGAAAAAGAACAGTATGCCGACGCCATTTACCATAGTTACAGCTCATTCGTGGGTACCGCGAAAGCATTATTATTGGATAAAGGAGTGAATGCTAGTACGCAGGCACAAGTTATTGCAGAATTCGAGACCCGGTTTGTAGAAGAAGGATTGTTTTCATTCCCCAATACATTTACGGAAAGAGTATTGCAAATCAACAAATTTGAGCCTTCCAAAGAATTTGCTGAGGCATATTTAATTCAGGCTACGGCCTTTTATCTGGAAGGTGCAGAACGGAGAGAGGATCTTCGGGTAGTGAATTCCTAA
- the cobA gene encoding uroporphyrinogen-III C-methyltransferase gives MKEIKPFVTLVGAGPGDAELITLKGIKAIREADVILYDALVNDELLDYAGPDCVKVYVGKRAERLSTSQDEINKLLVDYALNYGHVVRLKGGDPFVFGRGGEELDYVHAHQIETAVVPGISSSISLTGLQQIPLTYRGVAESFWVITGSTSETKLSTDLQLAVKSTATVVVLMGFAKLPQIVAQYQQEGKHNLPIAVIQNGSTTEERIVLGKVDTIIAQVAAANMGAPAIIVLGEVVAKHREFENVLKNLKTTVLSS, from the coding sequence ATGAAAGAAATAAAACCATTTGTCACTTTAGTGGGAGCAGGGCCAGGCGATGCGGAATTGATTACCTTGAAAGGTATTAAAGCCATTCGCGAAGCGGATGTCATCTTATATGATGCTTTAGTCAATGACGAGCTATTGGACTATGCCGGACCCGATTGTGTGAAAGTATATGTGGGTAAACGCGCGGAGCGCTTATCTACTTCACAAGATGAAATCAATAAATTACTGGTAGACTATGCACTAAATTACGGTCATGTCGTTCGCCTGAAAGGCGGCGATCCTTTCGTGTTTGGTAGAGGAGGTGAAGAGTTGGATTATGTACACGCCCATCAGATTGAGACGGCCGTGGTGCCAGGCATATCGTCTTCCATTTCACTAACGGGTCTGCAACAGATTCCATTAACGTATCGTGGTGTTGCCGAGAGTTTTTGGGTAATTACCGGTTCTACTTCCGAGACGAAGCTTTCCACAGACCTACAATTGGCCGTCAAAAGCACGGCTACTGTCGTGGTATTAATGGGTTTTGCGAAATTGCCTCAAATTGTGGCGCAGTACCAGCAGGAAGGCAAGCATAACTTGCCGATTGCGGTGATCCAAAACGGCTCTACTACCGAAGAGCGCATCGTTTTAGGCAAGGTAGATACCATTATCGCCCAAGTGGCTGCCGCAAACATGGGTGCACCAGCCATCATCGTGCTTGGCGAGGTAGTGGCTAAGCATCGGGAGTTTGAAAACGTGCTGAAAAACTTGAAAACAACCGTCTTATCATCATGA
- a CDS encoding bifunctional precorrin-2 dehydrogenase/sirohydrochlorin ferrochelatase yields the protein MNTLFPIYIKMHQIQTLVVGAGPVGLEKLQAIFTNSPEAKVRVVAEVISADFKEFVRDRPTVTVAERSFVEADLEDIDLAILATDNEKLNNWVRELASDRHLLLNVADKPSLCDFYLGSVVQKGDLKIGISTNGKSPTIAKRVKELLQDLIPEEIDETLALMQEMRNGLKGDLQQKITVLNAHTKELLEK from the coding sequence ATGAATACCTTATTTCCGATCTATATAAAGATGCACCAGATTCAGACTTTAGTGGTCGGTGCCGGGCCAGTAGGTTTGGAAAAGCTTCAGGCGATTTTTACTAATTCGCCGGAAGCAAAAGTACGTGTGGTCGCTGAGGTTATCTCTGCAGATTTTAAGGAATTTGTGCGTGATCGGCCTACGGTAACGGTGGCAGAGAGATCATTTGTGGAAGCCGATTTAGAGGATATTGACCTCGCTATCCTAGCCACGGATAATGAAAAATTGAATAATTGGGTACGGGAATTAGCTTCAGACAGGCACCTTTTACTCAATGTAGCGGATAAACCTAGTTTATGCGATTTCTACTTGGGGTCTGTGGTGCAAAAGGGAGATCTTAAAATAGGAATATCCACGAACGGAAAATCACCGACCATAGCAAAGCGTGTTAAAGAGCTACTTCAGGACTTAATTCCCGAAGAAATTGATGAAACGCTGGCGTTGATGCAAGAGATGCGTAATGGGCTAAAAGGCGATTTACAACAAAAGATAACGGTGCTAAATGCACACACGAAAGAGTTGTTAGAAAAATGA
- a CDS encoding phosphoadenylyl-sulfate reductase, whose protein sequence is MITDIRRDIAGLDAREILAYLQQNHAVESIFSTSFGIEDQVLTHLLYEVQSQINIFTLDTGRLFPETYYVWNRTLETYGFPIRPYYPQTEQVEQMVARKGPSSFYESVDNRKECCYIRKIEPLQRAIQGYKIWITGIRADQSANRHDMEQVEWDEVNQMIKIHPLFHWTLEEVESFLKKNFVPYNPLHDKGFPSIGCQPCTRAVAPGQDFRAGRWWWEDQSKKECGLHATSK, encoded by the coding sequence ATGATAACGGATATTAGAAGGGATATTGCTGGATTAGATGCCAGAGAAATACTGGCTTACCTACAGCAGAATCATGCGGTGGAAAGCATCTTTTCGACCTCTTTTGGGATTGAGGATCAGGTGCTAACGCATTTATTGTATGAGGTGCAAAGCCAGATTAATATCTTTACCTTAGATACGGGAAGGCTTTTTCCTGAAACGTATTATGTGTGGAATCGTACACTGGAAACCTATGGTTTTCCGATACGTCCGTACTATCCGCAAACCGAGCAAGTCGAGCAAATGGTGGCCAGGAAAGGTCCATCCAGTTTTTACGAAAGCGTTGATAACCGCAAGGAGTGCTGCTATATCCGAAAGATAGAACCACTACAACGGGCCATTCAAGGTTATAAAATCTGGATCACCGGCATCCGTGCCGATCAGTCGGCTAATCGCCACGATATGGAACAGGTAGAATGGGATGAAGTCAATCAGATGATTAAAATTCATCCTTTGTTTCATTGGACATTGGAAGAAGTCGAATCATTTTTGAAGAAGAATTTTGTGCCTTACAATCCTTTACACGACAAAGGATTCCCCAGCATCGGCTGCCAGCCTTGTACAAGAGCAGTAGCACCCGGACAAGATTTTCGTGCCGGACGCTGGTGGTGGGAAGATCAGAGTAAGAAAGAATGTGGTTTACATGCTACGAGTAAATAA
- the cysD gene encoding sulfate adenylyltransferase subunit CysD, with product MDYLDHLEAEAIYILREVAGQFENPALLFSGGKDSITLVHLAKKAFRPGKFPFPLVHIDTGHNFPETISFRDQLVAELGEQLIVGYVQDSIDQGKAIEQTGKNASRNALQTVTLLDTIEQYGFDACIGGARRDEEKARAKERIFSVRDEFGQWDPKRQRPELWNILNGKINKGENVRVFPISNWTELDVWNYIKRENIALPSIYFSHQRDVVLRNGQWMAAAPFLQIDETDTVDHKSVRFRTVGDMTCTAAVDSEAVELDDIIEEIRSSTISERGARIDDKVSEAAMEERKKQGYF from the coding sequence ATGGATTATTTAGATCATTTAGAAGCCGAGGCTATTTATATATTGCGCGAGGTGGCCGGACAGTTTGAAAATCCTGCCTTGCTATTTTCTGGCGGAAAGGATTCCATCACATTGGTGCATTTGGCTAAGAAAGCATTTAGGCCCGGAAAATTTCCTTTCCCATTAGTACACATCGATACAGGACATAATTTTCCGGAAACCATTAGCTTTCGCGATCAGCTAGTCGCAGAGCTTGGCGAGCAATTGATCGTAGGTTATGTGCAAGACAGCATAGATCAGGGAAAAGCAATCGAGCAGACAGGGAAGAATGCCAGCAGAAATGCTTTACAGACCGTCACCCTGTTGGATACGATCGAGCAGTACGGCTTTGATGCCTGTATTGGTGGCGCCAGACGTGACGAAGAAAAGGCACGTGCGAAAGAGCGTATATTTTCGGTACGGGATGAGTTTGGACAATGGGATCCAAAGCGGCAGCGTCCAGAACTTTGGAACATTCTCAACGGCAAAATTAATAAAGGAGAAAATGTACGCGTATTTCCGATATCCAACTGGACAGAATTAGATGTGTGGAACTATATAAAAAGAGAAAATATTGCACTACCATCGATCTACTTTAGTCATCAGCGGGATGTGGTATTGCGCAACGGGCAGTGGATGGCAGCAGCTCCCTTTTTGCAAATTGATGAAACGGATACAGTAGATCATAAATCAGTGCGTTTCAGAACAGTAGGGGATATGACCTGTACTGCTGCTGTCGACTCAGAAGCGGTGGAACTAGACGATATTATTGAAGAAATTCGCTCTTCGACGATCAGTGAGCGTGGCGCCCGTATAGACGATAAGGTATCGGAAGCCGCTATGGAAGAACGTAAGAAACAAGGTTATTTTTAA
- a CDS encoding GTP-binding protein, whose product MDILKFITAGSVDDGKSTLIGRLLYDTNSVLDDQLEAIKKANRKNNDGTVDLAILTDGLKAEREQGITIDVAYKYFQTKHRKFIIADAPGHIQYTRNMVTGASNSDLIVVLVDARKGVIEQTKRHSFLAKLLSMKKVLVCVNKMDMVDYDQTVFDTIKADYEQLATKLGLKNIDYIPVSALKGDNIVHRSERMSWFKGEALLDYLEKVEFPEAKQSRGWRFPVQWVVRPQTEDLHDYRGYAGRVLGSGLRVGEEVLVLPSGVHSTVQRIEINQQAFTVAEDGQSVIVHLSTDVDISRGDTIVSAANPTHSERSFEANISWFDNKPLDTAQLYLLQHHSKTVKIKVPEVLFKYDVNTQEQHYGADIRLNDIGKVFIKAADEIPFDLQEDFPENGRAIIIDPRTNITVGAVTIEQI is encoded by the coding sequence ATGGATATATTAAAATTTATAACAGCAGGTTCGGTAGACGATGGTAAAAGCACCTTGATCGGTCGCCTGTTATACGATACTAATTCTGTACTCGACGATCAACTGGAGGCTATTAAGAAAGCCAATCGGAAAAATAATGACGGAACGGTAGATCTGGCCATTTTGACAGATGGTCTGAAAGCAGAGCGGGAGCAGGGCATCACCATTGATGTGGCCTATAAGTATTTCCAGACGAAACACCGCAAATTCATTATTGCGGATGCACCTGGGCATATTCAGTACACCCGAAACATGGTAACCGGCGCGTCGAATTCAGATTTAATTGTCGTTTTGGTAGATGCTCGCAAGGGAGTGATCGAACAGACCAAGAGACATTCTTTCCTCGCCAAGTTGCTTTCGATGAAGAAAGTCCTGGTTTGTGTGAACAAAATGGATATGGTGGATTACGATCAGACAGTCTTTGATACGATCAAAGCTGATTATGAGCAACTTGCTACCAAATTAGGATTGAAAAATATAGATTATATTCCTGTATCGGCTTTGAAAGGCGATAATATCGTTCATAGATCGGAGCGCATGAGCTGGTTCAAAGGGGAAGCTTTACTAGATTACCTGGAAAAGGTAGAGTTTCCGGAAGCAAAGCAATCCAGAGGCTGGCGCTTTCCAGTACAATGGGTCGTTCGGCCACAAACAGAAGATTTACATGATTACCGTGGTTACGCGGGTCGGGTATTAGGATCAGGTCTGCGAGTTGGTGAGGAAGTACTCGTATTGCCGAGCGGTGTGCATAGTACAGTACAGCGTATCGAAATCAATCAGCAGGCTTTCACCGTAGCGGAAGATGGACAATCCGTGATCGTTCATCTGAGCACCGATGTGGATATTTCTCGTGGCGATACCATCGTGAGTGCCGCAAATCCAACGCACAGCGAACGTAGTTTTGAGGCTAATATTAGTTGGTTTGATAATAAGCCCTTGGATACAGCGCAATTGTATTTGCTGCAGCACCATAGCAAAACAGTTAAAATTAAAGTTCCCGAAGTATTGTTTAAATACGATGTCAATACGCAAGAACAGCATTATGGTGCTGACATTCGATTAAATGACATCGGTAAGGTTTTCATTAAAGCAGCAGATGAAATTCCATTTGATCTTCAGGAAGATTTTCCAGAGAATGGGCGCGCTATTATCATAGATCCACGGACTAATATTACTGTTGGAGCGGTTACTATAGAACAAATCTAA
- a CDS encoding acyl-CoA thioesterase, which produces MNTPLIFQFISEPSDVNYGGKVHGGSVMKWIDQAGYACASSWSSRYCVTVYVGGIRFYQPIKIGQIVKVEAHVIYTGSSSMHIAIDVYARELKSMDFEKKTHCIIVFVAIDDDGKPVNVPKWTPITDEAKQQEEYAKRLMSYRKQIEAEMAPFL; this is translated from the coding sequence ATGAATACTCCTCTAATATTTCAATTTATATCCGAACCATCTGATGTAAATTATGGCGGAAAAGTCCATGGCGGAAGTGTCATGAAATGGATTGATCAAGCAGGTTACGCATGTGCTAGTAGCTGGAGTAGTCGATATTGTGTAACGGTTTATGTAGGTGGAATTCGCTTTTATCAGCCTATTAAAATAGGACAAATCGTAAAAGTTGAAGCACATGTGATCTACACTGGATCAAGCAGTATGCATATTGCCATAGACGTATATGCCCGAGAACTCAAAAGCATGGATTTTGAGAAGAAAACCCACTGTATTATTGTTTTTGTAGCCATCGATGATGATGGAAAACCGGTCAACGTGCCAAAATGGACTCCAATTACCGATGAGGCTAAGCAGCAAGAAGAATATGCTAAAAGATTGATGTCTTATCGCAAGCAGATCGAGGCAGAAATGGCTCCATTTTTATAA
- a CDS encoding putative quinol monooxygenase, with protein MMIRIAELEIEPIHLDEYTAILKEEAEASVRIEPGVISIYPMFQKENPTQIRILEIYADEAAYKAHLQTAHFKHYKTATADMVKSLNLLDMNAIDRQMMPEIFKKLNQ; from the coding sequence ATGATGATCAGGATTGCCGAATTAGAAATTGAACCGATCCATCTCGATGAATATACAGCAATATTGAAGGAAGAAGCAGAAGCCTCTGTACGAATAGAGCCTGGAGTGATTTCAATTTATCCGATGTTTCAAAAAGAAAATCCGACTCAAATAAGGATATTGGAAATCTACGCTGACGAAGCTGCTTACAAAGCACATTTGCAGACCGCTCATTTCAAACATTATAAAACGGCCACAGCAGATATGGTCAAATCTCTCAATTTGTTAGATATGAATGCTATAGATCGACAAATGATGCCTGAAATATTTAAGAAACTCAATCAATAA
- a CDS encoding glycosyltransferase family 4 protein, producing MKIGIIAHLKHPIRKPFMGGLEAFTYEITSLLMRRGHDVTLFASEHSDPALPLHSIMSDMDYDRETFSRFRTHDLSEDFISTHHAYLELMQDIDNSGFDIIFNNSLNYVPITMSTIIDTPMVTVLHTPPIFEMKRAIGKIKPYGRMNYVSVSQSNAQSWKPYLSECHVINNGVDVKKWTFTPSNEKEYVIWFGRIHPDKGTHYAIQAARIAGKHIKIAGSIADRHYFETNVAPLLGPDAEWVDLCTHDQLNTLIGQAEVSIITPCWDEPFGLVVAESLACGTPVAGFARGALPYIINEKTGSLTASCNPIELAECIASASTLSRKDCRIHAERELGMEQMVSSYEALFHQIVDKKYLPHAI from the coding sequence ATGAAAATTGGAATAATCGCACATCTCAAACATCCTATTCGTAAGCCCTTTATGGGTGGCTTAGAAGCTTTTACTTACGAAATTACCAGCTTGCTAATGCGGCGTGGTCACGATGTGACCTTGTTTGCGAGCGAACATTCCGACCCGGCTCTTCCCCTTCATTCTATTATGAGTGATATGGATTATGATCGAGAAACATTCAGTCGATTTAGAACGCACGATTTATCGGAGGATTTTATATCAACACATCATGCGTACTTAGAACTCATGCAGGATATTGATAACAGCGGGTTCGACATTATTTTCAATAACAGTTTGAATTATGTTCCCATCACGATGTCTACTATTATCGATACACCGATGGTAACGGTGCTTCATACCCCTCCTATCTTTGAGATGAAGCGTGCTATAGGTAAGATTAAGCCTTATGGTAGAATGAACTATGTTTCTGTATCACAATCCAACGCACAGTCTTGGAAGCCCTATTTATCCGAATGTCATGTGATCAACAATGGCGTGGATGTCAAAAAATGGACCTTTACGCCGAGCAATGAGAAAGAATATGTGATTTGGTTTGGACGTATACATCCTGATAAAGGGACGCATTATGCGATACAGGCTGCTCGAATAGCAGGAAAGCATATCAAAATCGCCGGATCTATTGCTGATCGACACTATTTTGAAACGAATGTTGCGCCGCTACTTGGCCCAGATGCAGAATGGGTCGATTTATGTACACATGATCAATTGAACACGCTGATTGGACAGGCAGAGGTAAGTATAATTACACCTTGCTGGGATGAGCCTTTTGGTTTGGTCGTGGCAGAAAGCTTGGCTTGTGGCACCCCTGTTGCAGGCTTTGCAAGAGGAGCACTACCCTATATTATCAATGAAAAAACAGGGTCGCTAACCGCGTCGTGTAATCCGATTGAATTAGCCGAATGTATTGCTTCTGCTAGTACGCTTTCCAGAAAAGACTGTCGTATACATGCAGAAAGGGAATTGGGAATGGAACAAATGGTTTCTTCCTATGAAGCATTATTTCATCAAATTGTAGATAAAAAATACCTGCCGCATGCTATCTAA